From Flavobacterium alkalisoli, the proteins below share one genomic window:
- a CDS encoding GNAT family N-acetyltransferase, with product MTTRFATQEDVRVVYGFINELENTVFDYDTFEKYYFENLENKNNIYLVATDTVKNVIGFCSSHGQILLHHQCMVFEIQELFIATDYRDKKVGRFLLQALEDILKQQGHELLEVTSNKRRTEAHRFYINNGFAESHFKFTKKLG from the coding sequence ATGACCACAAGATTTGCCACACAAGAAGATGTCAGGGTTGTTTACGGGTTTATAAACGAGCTCGAAAACACAGTATTTGATTATGATACTTTTGAAAAGTATTACTTTGAAAATCTTGAAAACAAAAACAATATCTATCTGGTAGCTACAGATACCGTTAAAAATGTAATTGGCTTTTGCAGCTCTCATGGGCAAATACTGCTACACCATCAATGTATGGTTTTTGAGATTCAGGAATTGTTTATAGCTACCGACTATCGTGATAAAAAAGTAGGTCGTTTTCTTTTACAGGCACTGGAAGATATATTAAAACAACAGGGACACGAACTGCTTGAGGTAACCTCTAATAAAAGAAGAACAGAGGCACATCGTTTTTATATTAACAACGGTTTTGCCGAAAGCCATTTTAAATTTACCAAAAAGCTTGGCTAG
- a CDS encoding DEAD/DEAH box helicase has product MKFEDLNLLKNIQQALADEGYENPTPIQEQAIPVILEENDLVGCAQTGTGKTAAFAIPMLNILHRIVGSAKKRKLIRALVVTPTRELALQVGESFDTYGKYTNIRQVTIFGGVNQTPQVDQLKKGVDILIATPGRLLDLHKQGFVDLDHLHFLVLDEADQMLDMGFINDVKKIIKLTPDNRQTLLFSATMPLPIRELADTFLTNPKYVSVTPISSTAEKVKQQLYLVDKADKRKLLYHLIRNENLKNVLVFTRTKHGADNVVKALKKNGVEAGAIHGDKSQSARQRMLDAFKNKEISVLVATDIAARGIDIESLPYVVNFDLPNIPETYVHRIGRTGRAGNSGLAISFCGRDELPYLKDIEKLIRMKLKVMEEHPYPFAEQDKENKPEGQKPDLRNKNKNARSGKSKPGGKSNSRKSEASKKKKKRWY; this is encoded by the coding sequence ATGAAATTTGAAGATCTTAATTTACTTAAGAACATACAGCAGGCCCTTGCAGATGAAGGGTATGAAAATCCTACTCCAATACAGGAGCAGGCTATTCCGGTTATTCTGGAAGAGAACGACCTTGTGGGCTGCGCACAAACCGGTACAGGTAAAACTGCAGCATTTGCTATCCCTATGCTTAATATATTACACCGCATAGTAGGCTCGGCAAAAAAGAGAAAACTTATCAGGGCACTTGTTGTGACCCCTACCCGCGAACTTGCATTACAGGTTGGTGAAAGCTTCGATACTTACGGTAAATACACAAACATACGTCAGGTAACTATTTTTGGCGGGGTTAATCAGACTCCGCAAGTAGATCAGCTTAAAAAAGGGGTTGATATACTTATCGCTACTCCTGGAAGGCTTTTAGACCTTCACAAACAAGGATTTGTAGATTTAGACCATCTGCACTTTTTAGTACTTGACGAAGCCGACCAGATGCTGGACATGGGCTTTATTAATGATGTAAAGAAGATTATTAAGCTTACACCCGATAACAGGCAAACATTACTGTTCTCGGCTACTATGCCTTTGCCTATTCGCGAACTGGCAGATACTTTCTTAACGAACCCTAAGTATGTTTCGGTAACACCTATATCATCAACTGCCGAAAAGGTAAAACAGCAGCTGTATCTTGTAGACAAAGCCGATAAACGTAAGCTGTTGTATCATCTTATCCGTAATGAAAACCTTAAGAATGTACTGGTATTTACACGTACCAAACACGGCGCGGATAACGTAGTGAAAGCACTAAAGAAAAACGGTGTTGAAGCAGGCGCCATACATGGTGACAAGTCACAAAGTGCAAGACAGCGCATGCTGGATGCCTTTAAAAACAAAGAGATATCGGTACTGGTGGCTACAGATATTGCTGCAAGGGGTATTGATATAGAAAGTCTTCCTTATGTTGTAAACTTTGACCTGCCTAACATTCCTGAAACCTATGTACACCGTATTGGGCGTACAGGACGTGCGGGTAACTCAGGACTGGCAATATCTTTTTGCGGACGTGATGAGCTTCCTTACCTTAAGGATATAGAAAAGCTTATCCGTATGAAGCTTAAGGTTATGGAAGAACACCCTTATCCGTTTGCTGAACAGGATAAAGAAAACAAACCCGAAGGACAAAAACCTGATTTAAGGAATAAAAATAAGAATGCCCGAAGCGGCAAATCAAAGCCGGGAGGAAAATCTAACTCAAGAAAATCTGAGGCTTCAAAGAAAAAGAAAAAACGCTGGTATTAA
- a CDS encoding formimidoylglutamase encodes MENIVKFTETDLSKYTSHRSGEIKFGERILTIPKEEKTFEYLKSAEADFVLLGVPEDLGVRANFGRPGADTAWETAIKAIVNLQHNKFCKGNRLLILGHIDVSGIMKEAEALDVTVKEDRKQLSLLVEKVDKEVSHIVAKIISAGKTPIIIGGGHNNAYGNIKGAALAKGKPVNAINFDAHTDFRQLEGRHSGNGFSYAMEEGFLKKYFIFGLHENYASKGVMENIKKLSERIRYNTYEQIAIRKERSFSDEMAHALGYIEDEYFGIEIDLDSLPNVASSAMTPSGFSIEKVRQFIHYFGKNKNTAYLHLCEGAPALDNDKNSHLTGKLIAYLVTDFIKAKGGE; translated from the coding sequence ATGGAAAATATAGTAAAGTTCACAGAAACAGACTTATCTAAATATACTTCGCACAGAAGCGGAGAAATAAAATTTGGTGAGAGAATACTTACCATCCCAAAAGAGGAGAAAACTTTTGAATACCTGAAATCGGCAGAGGCAGACTTTGTGCTTTTAGGTGTTCCTGAGGATCTTGGAGTAAGGGCAAATTTTGGAAGGCCCGGTGCAGATACAGCCTGGGAAACTGCCATAAAAGCAATAGTTAACCTTCAGCATAATAAGTTTTGCAAAGGTAACCGTTTGCTTATTTTAGGGCATATTGACGTTTCGGGTATCATGAAAGAAGCCGAAGCACTCGATGTAACCGTTAAGGAAGACAGAAAACAACTTTCGCTACTTGTAGAAAAAGTTGACAAGGAGGTGTCTCATATTGTAGCAAAAATTATTTCTGCAGGAAAAACACCTATTATAATAGGTGGCGGACATAACAATGCTTATGGTAATATTAAAGGTGCTGCACTGGCAAAAGGAAAACCTGTTAATGCCATTAACTTTGATGCCCATACCGATTTCCGTCAGCTTGAAGGACGACACAGCGGAAACGGATTCTCCTATGCAATGGAAGAAGGTTTCCTTAAAAAGTATTTTATTTTCGGGCTACACGAAAACTACGCCTCTAAAGGTGTAATGGAAAATATTAAAAAACTTAGCGAACGTATACGTTATAATACCTACGAGCAAATCGCCATAAGAAAGGAAAGAAGCTTTAGTGATGAAATGGCACATGCTTTAGGATATATAGAAGATGAGTATTTTGGTATAGAAATAGACCTTGACTCCCTGCCTAACGTAGCCAGCAGCGCCATGACACCAAGCGGTTTTAGTATTGAGAAAGTAAGGCAGTTTATTCATTACTTCGGGAAAAATAAAAATACTGCTTACCTGCACCTTTGTGAAGGAGCGCCGGCTCTGGACAACGACAAGAACAGCCATCTTACCGGTAAGCTTATAGCCTATCTTGTAACCGATTTTATTAAAGCAAAAGGCGGAGAATAA
- the hutI gene encoding imidazolonepropionase — MKILIKNIKELLQVREDGIEKVSGKDMAVLPSLKNAFLLIENNVIADYGSMENCPDVIGANTIDATGKTVLPAWCDSHTHIVYAGNREQEFVDRINGLSYEEIASRGGGILNSAKKLNETSEEDLYLQSRNRLEEVMQQGTGAVEIKSGYGLTVDGELKMLRVIKRLREEYPIAIKATFLGAHAFPTEYKENHSAYIDLIINEMLPKIAEEKLADYIDAFLETGYFSVEETERIMEAGKKYGLQAKIHVNQFTSIKGIEACVKYDALSVDHLEIVTDEDIEALKGTKTMPVALPTCSFFISIPYTPARKMMEAGLPLALATDFNPGTTPSGNMNLVVATACIKMKMTPEEAINAATINGAYAMDLSKTHGSITKGKIANLIITKPLTSYYQLPYAFGSNLIDSVIIEGQMI; from the coding sequence ATGAAGATACTTATTAAGAATATTAAGGAATTGCTGCAGGTAAGAGAGGATGGAATTGAAAAAGTCTCAGGAAAAGACATGGCCGTGCTGCCTTCTTTAAAAAATGCTTTTCTTTTAATTGAAAACAACGTTATAGCTGATTATGGTTCTATGGAAAACTGCCCGGATGTTATTGGCGCAAATACTATAGATGCTACAGGCAAAACGGTTTTACCTGCCTGGTGCGACAGCCATACCCATATTGTATATGCCGGAAACCGCGAACAGGAATTTGTAGACCGCATTAACGGACTTAGCTATGAAGAAATAGCTTCCCGTGGCGGAGGTATACTTAACTCGGCAAAAAAGCTTAATGAAACTTCAGAAGAAGACCTTTACCTGCAATCCCGCAACCGCCTTGAAGAGGTTATGCAGCAGGGAACAGGAGCAGTAGAAATTAAATCGGGGTACGGTTTAACTGTAGACGGTGAACTTAAAATGCTTAGGGTTATAAAACGACTTAGGGAGGAATATCCTATTGCCATAAAGGCCACTTTTTTAGGCGCACATGCCTTCCCTACAGAATATAAGGAAAACCACAGTGCCTATATAGACCTTATAATAAACGAAATGCTACCTAAAATAGCTGAGGAGAAACTGGCCGATTATATTGATGCTTTTCTTGAAACGGGGTATTTCTCGGTAGAAGAAACCGAACGCATTATGGAAGCCGGTAAAAAATACGGACTTCAGGCTAAAATTCACGTTAACCAGTTTACCTCCATTAAAGGTATTGAAGCCTGTGTTAAATATGATGCACTAAGTGTAGACCATCTTGAAATTGTAACAGATGAGGATATTGAAGCATTAAAAGGCACTAAAACGATGCCTGTTGCTTTACCTACATGCTCATTTTTTATAAGCATTCCGTATACTCCTGCACGCAAAATGATGGAAGCCGGATTGCCCCTTGCCCTTGCTACCGACTTTAACCCTGGCACTACCCCATCAGGAAATATGAACCTTGTAGTGGCAACTGCCTGTATAAAAATGAAAATGACTCCGGAAGAAGCTATAAATGCAGCTACCATAAATGGTGCTTATGCTATGGACCTTTCTAAAACACACGGTAGTATTACAAAAGGAAAAATAGCTAACCTTATAATTACTAAACCACTTACCTCCTATTATCAATTGCCTTATGCTTTTGGCAGTAACCTTATTGATTCAGTTATTATAGAAGGACAAATGATTTAA
- the corA gene encoding magnesium/cobalt transporter CorA produces MKRIKYRKVRKVQPNYYEYTGVYNNEPVEMQLFVYDENGYKEYQKVPLDIIHKECNNHADSQSIRWLNIHGLHDVDLIKQIGEMLHVESFIIGDILNTSRRTRIEELGNDVLFFSVKSALPEEEEGNISTEQISFLLKDNLIISFQEKKSDYFSHIRERIRTGTGVVRKKKNDYLLYLMLDAIMENFFINIEKYEDRIERLSLQAKTDHRADFIADIEKTKENLNFLKRSITPLREALFNIKNDEEEQDYETIDKTSYTFFSRLHQKSLELLDQIEYDMNSLDSASNFYYSAQGQRMNEIMKTLTIFSVIFMPMTFVVGVYGMNFDNIPELHYQNGYYYALGVMVTLAIVMVIYFKRKKWF; encoded by the coding sequence ATGAAAAGAATCAAATACCGAAAAGTACGCAAAGTTCAGCCCAATTATTATGAGTATACGGGAGTATATAATAACGAACCGGTTGAAATGCAGCTTTTTGTTTATGATGAAAACGGATATAAGGAATACCAAAAAGTACCCTTAGATATCATTCATAAAGAATGTAATAATCATGCAGATTCCCAGAGTATAAGATGGCTTAATATACACGGACTTCACGATGTGGACTTGATTAAGCAGATAGGGGAGATGCTGCATGTAGAAAGCTTTATAATTGGCGATATACTTAATACCTCAAGGCGAACACGTATAGAGGAACTGGGTAATGATGTTCTATTCTTTAGCGTAAAATCGGCATTACCGGAAGAGGAGGAAGGTAACATCAGTACTGAGCAGATAAGCTTTTTATTAAAGGATAATCTGATTATCTCTTTTCAGGAGAAGAAAAGCGATTATTTTTCGCATATAAGGGAGCGTATCCGTACCGGAACAGGTGTAGTAAGAAAAAAGAAAAACGATTACCTGTTGTACCTTATGCTCGATGCCATAATGGAGAACTTTTTTATCAATATTGAAAAGTATGAGGACCGTATTGAACGTTTGAGCCTTCAGGCTAAAACAGACCATAGGGCTGATTTTATTGCCGATATTGAAAAGACAAAGGAAAACCTTAATTTCCTTAAACGCTCCATAACTCCGTTAAGGGAGGCGCTTTTTAATATTAAAAACGATGAGGAAGAGCAGGACTATGAAACTATTGATAAAACAAGTTATACATTCTTTTCGCGCCTGCATCAAAAAAGCCTTGAACTACTGGATCAGATTGAGTATGATATGAACTCACTGGACAGTGCTTCCAATTTCTATTACTCGGCACAGGGACAGCGTATGAACGAGATTATGAAAACGCTTACCATTTTCTCTGTTATATTTATGCCTATGACATTTGTAGTTGGTGTATATGGGATGAATTTTGATAATATACCTGAACTTCATTATCAAAACGGCTACTATTATGCTTTAGGGGTAATGGTAACACTAGCGATTGTTATGGTAATCTATTTTAAACGTAAGAAGTGGTTTTAA
- a CDS encoding DUF1003 domain-containing protein: MQKFVSDVSGREYAQRERILAKAVRKPIFDLIQKEHPEFNDSCSLSLDELNHYREKYIANYLTAEMGTLNEMEEKVLNALKDKTLLSDNPDDEDSQSTLGQRVADKVATFGGSWTFIISFMVFLLGWIALNVFWLTNKGFDPYPFILLNLILSCLAALQAPVIMMSQNRQEEKDRERAKNDYMVNLKSELEIRMLHEKMDHLILHQEQSLIEIQKIQMDMMNDIMAKLEKR, from the coding sequence ATGCAAAAGTTTGTAAGTGATGTTTCGGGCAGGGAATATGCCCAGCGTGAAAGAATATTGGCAAAAGCTGTAAGAAAGCCTATTTTTGATCTGATACAAAAAGAACATCCGGAGTTTAACGATAGTTGCAGCCTTTCTCTTGATGAGCTTAATCATTACCGCGAAAAATATATTGCCAATTATCTTACGGCAGAAATGGGAACCCTGAACGAAATGGAAGAAAAGGTATTAAATGCGCTAAAGGATAAAACCCTGCTTTCTGATAATCCTGATGACGAAGATTCTCAGTCTACACTTGGGCAGCGCGTTGCTGATAAGGTAGCAACCTTTGGCGGAAGCTGGACTTTTATCATTTCCTTTATGGTATTTCTGTTAGGATGGATAGCTCTTAATGTATTCTGGCTTACTAATAAAGGGTTTGATCCATATCCGTTTATATTACTTAACCTTATTTTATCATGTCTTGCAGCTTTACAGGCTCCGGTAATTATGATGAGCCAAAACAGGCAGGAGGAAAAAGATCGTGAACGAGCCAAAAACGATTATATGGTAAATCTTAAAAGTGAGTTGGAGATACGCATGTTGCACGAAAAAATGGATCATCTGATTCTGCATCAGGAGCAATCACTTATAGAGATACAAAAGATACAAATGGATATGATGAACGATATAATGGCTAAGCTGGAAAAGCGATAG